One window of Longimicrobium sp. genomic DNA carries:
- a CDS encoding ABC-F family ATP-binding cassette domain-containing protein, whose amino-acid sequence MTIVRLQDAGKQFGDRWVLRHVGFHVGQGERWGIVGRNGVGKTTLFRMITGEEEPTEGEVWRHPGTRFTLLRQNRGEESTATVAEAALEPFAELLGMEKKLHFELERLSGLEHGSAEGERLLASYDRHVEEFRRRGGYEMHAHADATLEGLGFPPETWSKPIRALSGGELGRLRLVQTLLAEPDVLLLDEPTNHLDLRSTAWLEEYLRGYPGTVMVVSHDRVFLERLADHVLHLEEGTAYAYGGGFESFLEQRELRREVQRKEYEKQQDFIARTEDFIRRNLAGQKTKQAKSRRTLLARMERVAAVSGDPRAMALRFGQASKSGGTVLRVDGVGCAYGERVLFGPFSAEVSRGERVAVIGPNGCGKSTLMRALAGEAAPCRGSVTPGTGVVRAYYRQDFTHLDPAKTVWQEVGDAAKVTMPELRGHLGRFLFSADEVEAKVGGLSGGEQARVALAKITLLRANLLLLDEPTNHLDLESREVLEEAIQGYAGTVILISHDRAFLSQTATRVWSWSDGRWEDYPGGFDDWMEWTARRQAEAASSAAAAAAKSAADAKPAAQPAKAPAGLSKNEVRRRERELERLEARIHEIEARLAEIQAAFSDPVLYAPGADPARPRQLAAERERLDAELAETYAAWERVGEELAGV is encoded by the coding sequence ATGACCATCGTACGGCTGCAGGACGCGGGGAAGCAGTTCGGCGACCGCTGGGTGCTGCGGCACGTGGGCTTCCACGTGGGGCAGGGCGAGCGCTGGGGGATCGTGGGCCGCAACGGGGTGGGGAAGACCACCCTCTTCCGCATGATCACCGGCGAGGAGGAGCCCACTGAGGGCGAGGTGTGGCGCCACCCGGGGACCCGCTTCACCCTGCTGCGCCAGAACCGCGGCGAGGAGAGCACGGCCACCGTGGCCGAGGCGGCGCTGGAGCCGTTCGCCGAGCTCCTGGGGATGGAGAAGAAGCTCCACTTCGAGCTGGAGCGGCTCTCGGGGCTCGAGCACGGGTCGGCCGAGGGGGAGCGGCTGCTGGCGTCGTACGACCGGCACGTGGAGGAGTTCAGGCGCCGCGGCGGCTACGAGATGCACGCCCACGCCGACGCCACGCTGGAGGGCCTGGGCTTTCCGCCGGAGACGTGGAGCAAGCCGATCCGCGCGCTCTCGGGCGGCGAGCTGGGGCGCCTGCGCCTGGTGCAGACGCTCCTGGCCGAGCCCGACGTGCTGCTGCTGGACGAGCCCACCAACCACCTGGACCTGCGCTCGACCGCCTGGCTGGAGGAGTACCTGCGCGGCTATCCGGGGACGGTGATGGTGGTCTCGCACGACCGCGTGTTCCTGGAGCGGCTGGCGGACCACGTCCTCCACCTGGAGGAGGGCACCGCGTACGCGTACGGCGGCGGCTTCGAGAGCTTCCTGGAGCAGCGCGAGCTGCGCCGCGAGGTGCAGCGCAAGGAGTACGAGAAGCAGCAGGACTTCATCGCGCGCACCGAGGACTTCATCCGCCGCAACCTGGCGGGTCAGAAGACGAAGCAGGCGAAGAGCCGCCGCACGCTGCTGGCGCGCATGGAGCGCGTGGCCGCCGTCAGCGGCGACCCGCGGGCGATGGCGCTGCGCTTCGGGCAGGCCTCGAAGAGCGGGGGGACGGTGCTGCGCGTGGACGGGGTGGGCTGCGCGTACGGCGAGCGCGTGCTCTTCGGCCCGTTCAGCGCCGAGGTGTCGCGCGGGGAGCGGGTGGCGGTGATCGGTCCCAACGGCTGCGGCAAGAGCACGCTGATGCGCGCGCTGGCGGGCGAGGCGGCGCCGTGCCGCGGCTCGGTGACGCCGGGGACGGGGGTGGTGCGCGCCTACTACCGGCAGGACTTCACGCACCTGGACCCGGCCAAGACCGTCTGGCAGGAGGTGGGCGACGCGGCGAAGGTGACCATGCCGGAGCTGCGCGGCCACCTGGGCCGCTTCCTCTTCAGCGCCGACGAGGTGGAGGCGAAGGTGGGCGGCCTCTCGGGCGGCGAGCAGGCGCGGGTGGCGCTGGCCAAGATCACGCTGCTGCGCGCCAACCTGCTCCTGCTGGACGAGCCCACCAACCACCTGGACCTGGAGAGCCGCGAGGTGCTGGAGGAGGCGATCCAGGGCTACGCGGGGACGGTGATCCTGATCTCGCACGACCGCGCCTTCCTGTCGCAGACGGCCACGCGCGTCTGGAGCTGGAGCGACGGGCGCTGGGAGGACTACCCCGGCGGCTTCGACGACTGGATGGAGTGGACCGCCCGCCGCCAGGCCGAGGCCGCGTCGTCGGCCGCCGCCGCCGCCGCGAAGTCGGCCGCCGACGCGAAGCCCGCCGCCCAGCCGGCGAAGGCGCCCGCGGGGCTGTCGAAGAACGAGGTGCGCCGCCGCGAGCGGGAGCTGGAGCGGCTGGAGGCGCGCATCCACGAGATCGAGGCGCGCCTGGCGGAGATCCAGGCGGCGTTCTCGGACCCGGTCCTCTACGCCCCCGGCGCCGACCCCGCCCGACCCCGGCAGCTCGCCGCCGAGCGCGAGCGGCTGGACGCGGAGCTGGCGGAGACGTACGCGGCATGGGAGCGGGTGGGCGAGGAGCTGGCGGGGGTGTAG
- a CDS encoding UPF0175 family protein, which translates to MTLAQAARLAKMGRIGFQHLLASRGIPLDYDVSDLEQDLKTLREPGRL; encoded by the coding sequence TTGACGCTGGCACAGGCGGCGCGGCTCGCGAAGATGGGTCGCATAGGGTTCCAGCACCTGCTCGCGAGCCGCGGCATTCCGCTCGACTACGACGTTTCCGATCTCGAGCAGGACCTGAAGACGCTTCGTGAGCCAGGCCGGTTGTGA
- a CDS encoding type II toxin-antitoxin system HicB family antitoxin: MMDRFEMTIYWSDEDDAFVAEVPELPGCAAHGSTRETALANAQAAIAAWIATAREFGDPVPEPGAHRLIA; encoded by the coding sequence ATGATGGACCGTTTCGAAATGACGATCTACTGGAGCGACGAGGACGACGCGTTCGTCGCCGAGGTGCCCGAACTGCCGGGCTGCGCGGCGCACGGGTCGACTCGCGAAACCGCGCTCGCCAACGCGCAGGCGGCGATCGCTGCGTGGATCGCGACGGCCAGGGAGTTCGGCGATCCGGTGCCGGAGCCCGGAGCCCATCGCCTGATCGCCTGA